Proteins encoded together in one Rhizobium bangladeshense window:
- a CDS encoding zinc-dependent alcohol dehydrogenase family protein, with amino-acid sequence MARVIRFRELGGPEVLRIEDVVIPAPQPGLVQIRVKALGINRAEALLRSGAYIETAPLPSGLGLEAAGIIEAVGEGVDGFVPGDHVSIIPPISMVRWPAYAELITFPAEFVVRHPPTLSWEAAAAVWMPYLTAYGALIDIARLSKGDFVAVTAASSSVGLAAIQIANKVGATPIAITRTSVKRQALQDAGAAHVLASQEEDLQMKLKAVAGPDGVRVVFDAVAGPIFEPLSAAMSSGGIVIEYGGLDPEPTPFPLRAVLGKGLTLRGYLVHEIVRDPARLQAAKTFILEGLASGALEPVISRTFPFEQIVEAHRFLESNEQFGKIVVTV; translated from the coding sequence ATGGCACGTGTAATCCGCTTTCGTGAGCTTGGCGGTCCCGAGGTTCTCCGCATCGAGGATGTAGTGATTCCCGCGCCCCAGCCGGGGTTGGTTCAGATCCGCGTCAAGGCGCTGGGCATCAATCGCGCTGAAGCTTTGTTGCGGTCAGGCGCCTATATCGAAACTGCGCCGCTGCCCTCGGGCCTCGGCCTCGAAGCGGCTGGTATCATCGAGGCGGTGGGCGAGGGGGTGGATGGGTTTGTGCCCGGCGACCATGTCAGCATCATCCCGCCCATCTCTATGGTCCGGTGGCCGGCTTATGCGGAACTCATAACCTTTCCCGCCGAATTCGTCGTCAGGCATCCGCCGACGCTGTCCTGGGAAGCCGCCGCTGCCGTCTGGATGCCATATTTGACGGCCTACGGCGCACTCATCGACATTGCGAGGTTGAGCAAAGGTGATTTCGTCGCCGTGACCGCGGCATCGAGCAGCGTGGGACTTGCTGCGATCCAGATTGCCAACAAGGTCGGTGCGACGCCGATTGCGATTACCAGGACCTCCGTCAAGCGTCAGGCATTGCAAGATGCCGGTGCTGCGCATGTCCTCGCTTCACAGGAGGAAGATCTGCAAATGAAGCTGAAGGCCGTCGCCGGCCCGGATGGCGTGCGGGTCGTCTTCGATGCCGTCGCCGGCCCCATCTTCGAGCCGCTGAGCGCGGCAATGTCATCGGGCGGCATTGTCATCGAATATGGCGGATTGGACCCCGAGCCGACGCCGTTTCCGCTCCGTGCGGTGCTCGGCAAAGGCCTGACCCTACGCGGTTATCTCGTCCATGAGATTGTCCGCGATCCGGCGCGGCTGCAGGCTGCAAAGACCTTTATTCTCGAAGGGCTCGCGTCCGGCGCGCTGGAGCCTGTCATATCAAGGACATTCCCCTTCGAGCAGATCGTCGAGGCACACCGCTTCCTGGAATCGAACGAGCAGTTCGGCAAGATTGTCGTGACGGTCTGA
- a CDS encoding aldo/keto reductase, whose amino-acid sequence MRHHAFGRMPFTVTNIGFGAWQIGGSWGDISEADGRAALNAALDAGMTFIDTADVYGDGRSEKIIADVLKTRGGERPMVATKAGRRLNPHVAEGYSKANLEGFIDRSLKNLAVDSLDLVQLHCPPREVLYQPEVFEGLDALQKAGKIKGYGVSVEKVEDGLKAIEYPGVVSTQIIYNIFRQRPDHLFFTEARRRNVAIIARVPLASGLLSGKISRETQFASDDHRNFNRHGEAFDVGETFAGVPLEVGLQAVEEVRKLVPQGATMAAFALRWILMAEAVTVVIPGARNAEQARANAAAADLAPLSADVMAATREIYERLIAPHVHQRW is encoded by the coding sequence ATGAGACACCATGCTTTCGGCCGCATGCCTTTCACCGTCACCAATATCGGCTTCGGCGCCTGGCAGATCGGCGGCTCCTGGGGCGATATCAGCGAGGCGGACGGGCGGGCGGCGCTGAATGCCGCACTCGATGCCGGAATGACGTTCATCGACACGGCGGATGTTTACGGCGATGGTCGCTCGGAAAAGATCATTGCCGATGTGTTGAAGACGCGCGGCGGCGAGCGCCCGATGGTCGCGACCAAGGCAGGCCGCCGCCTCAACCCACATGTCGCGGAAGGCTATAGCAAGGCCAATCTCGAAGGCTTCATCGACCGCAGCCTCAAGAATCTTGCGGTCGACAGTCTCGATCTCGTACAGTTGCACTGCCCGCCGCGCGAAGTGCTTTACCAGCCCGAGGTCTTCGAGGGCCTCGACGCGCTACAGAAGGCCGGCAAGATCAAGGGTTACGGCGTCAGCGTCGAAAAGGTCGAGGACGGGCTGAAGGCGATCGAATATCCTGGCGTCGTTAGCACCCAGATCATCTACAACATCTTCCGCCAGCGCCCCGACCATCTGTTCTTCACGGAAGCGCGCCGCAGGAACGTGGCGATCATCGCCCGCGTACCGCTGGCAAGCGGCCTTCTCTCCGGCAAGATAAGTCGCGAGACGCAGTTTGCCAGCGACGACCACCGCAATTTCAACCGCCACGGCGAAGCTTTCGATGTCGGCGAGACCTTTGCGGGCGTACCTCTCGAGGTCGGGCTGCAGGCAGTCGAGGAAGTGCGCAAGCTGGTGCCTCAGGGCGCCACCATGGCCGCCTTTGCGCTACGCTGGATCCTTATGGCTGAAGCCGTCACTGTCGTCATCCCAGGCGCCCGCAATGCCGAACAGGCGAGAGCCAATGCGGCGGCCGCGGATCTCGCGCCGCTCTCGGCTGACGTCATGGCGGCGACACGCGAGATTTACGAGCGACTGATCGCGCCGCATGTGCATCAGCGCTGGTAA
- a CDS encoding (R)-mandelonitrile lyase — protein MEIKPAGSSPSMKPPADYFTGAVRQDPLIEPPAPARVRATSVTFEPGARTAWHTHPLGQTLIVTSGKGLAQSWGGDIREIRAGDTVWFAPGEKHWHGAGPDTAMTHIAIHEALDGSHVAWMEKVSDEQYSGKP, from the coding sequence ATGGAGATCAAACCCGCCGGCTCCAGCCCCTCGATGAAACCGCCCGCCGACTATTTCACCGGCGCCGTGCGCCAGGATCCGCTGATCGAGCCGCCGGCGCCGGCCCGGGTGAGGGCAACCTCTGTCACCTTCGAACCGGGCGCTCGCACGGCCTGGCACACGCATCCGCTCGGCCAGACGCTGATCGTCACCTCAGGCAAGGGCCTCGCCCAGAGCTGGGGCGGCGACATTCGCGAGATCCGCGCCGGCGACACCGTGTGGTTTGCGCCGGGCGAAAAACACTGGCACGGCGCTGGCCCGGACACGGCGATGACGCACATCGCCATTCACGAGGCATTGGACGGCAGCCATGTCGCCTGGATGGAAAAAGTCAGCGACGAACAATATTCCGGCAAGCCGTAA
- a CDS encoding class I SAM-dependent methyltransferase, translated as MKTREERQALRASMPRTPLSAHHLENARLLPNRGELLYRIPNGGIGVEVGAAFGEYTAEILEKNRPAQLYLIDPWSMDRYSSGLDAIHTNFAAEIEAGRLHLMQGTSLEQLAEFEDDFLDWAYIDTDHSFELTWQELLLCDKKVKRTGRIAGHDFCTGNTVKPIVYGVVEAVTKFCKDYGWQFEFLTVESHAHFSYCLKRL; from the coding sequence ATGAAGACACGTGAAGAAAGGCAGGCACTGCGGGCGAGCATGCCGCGCACCCCGCTCAGCGCCCATCATTTGGAAAACGCCCGGCTGCTGCCGAATCGCGGCGAGTTGCTCTACCGGATTCCGAATGGCGGCATCGGCGTCGAGGTGGGCGCAGCCTTTGGCGAATATACGGCGGAGATCCTGGAAAAAAATCGCCCGGCGCAGCTTTATCTCATCGATCCCTGGTCGATGGATCGCTACAGCTCCGGGCTCGACGCGATCCACACGAATTTCGCCGCCGAGATCGAAGCCGGCCGGCTGCACCTGATGCAAGGCACGTCGCTCGAACAGCTCGCCGAATTCGAAGACGACTTCCTCGACTGGGCCTATATCGACACCGACCATTCGTTCGAGCTCACCTGGCAGGAGCTCCTGCTCTGCGATAAGAAGGTGAAGCGGACAGGACGCATTGCCGGCCATGATTTCTGCACCGGCAACACGGTCAAGCCAATCGTCTACGGCGTCGTCGAGGCGGTTACGAAATTCTGCAAGGATTATGGCTGGCAATTCGAATTCCTGACGGTCGAATCGCATGCGCATTTTTCCTATTGCCTGAAGCGCCTTTGA
- a CDS encoding glutathione peroxidase, translating to MTGNVLDIRVKSLNGRQTELNEYQGRVLLIVNVASKCGLTPQYEGLERLYREKRDRGFVIAAFPANDFKGQEPGTDAEILDFCTSTYDVTFPIFAKISVKGEAQHPLYRQLTKSGVKTTGDGPMRERLKAHGISGGDEDDILWNFEKFLIGRDGKVVARFAPDVTADDSRLVSAVDQELAKG from the coding sequence GTGACGGGCAATGTGCTGGATATTCGGGTGAAATCACTGAATGGTCGACAGACCGAACTGAACGAATACCAGGGCAGGGTGCTCCTGATCGTCAACGTCGCCTCGAAATGCGGGCTGACGCCGCAATATGAGGGGCTTGAAAGGCTCTATAGGGAAAAGCGCGACCGCGGCTTCGTCATCGCCGCTTTCCCCGCCAACGATTTCAAGGGTCAGGAACCTGGCACCGACGCCGAAATCCTCGATTTCTGCACCAGCACCTACGATGTCACCTTCCCGATCTTCGCCAAGATTTCGGTCAAGGGTGAGGCCCAGCACCCGCTCTACCGGCAACTGACCAAATCGGGCGTGAAGACGACGGGCGATGGTCCGATGCGCGAACGCCTGAAAGCCCATGGCATTTCAGGCGGCGACGAGGACGACATTCTCTGGAATTTCGAAAAATTCCTGATTGGCCGCGACGGCAAGGTCGTCGCCCGCTTTGCGCCCGATGTGACGGCAGATGATTCGCGGCTAGTTTCGGCGGTGGATCAGGAACTGGCGAAGGGATGA